A genomic segment from Rickettsia endosymbiont of Lasioglossum villosulum encodes:
- a CDS encoding GNAT family N-acetyltransferase, translating into MNRILIDLPEVIETSKLKLQMPKAGYGKGLYQAMMDGYEDCIKWLNWSSTPPTLESVEEECRKHHAEFILRNCIRYLIIDKATNNIVGRCAFPPIQSGWSVPQFGIAYFIRKSQRSKGYATTATHIMALLAFRSLKAKKVEIHCDAENLPSIQIPLKLGFKLEYSQKGGWLRQDNTLAELKTFSIFSEDELLHLEIDLF; encoded by the coding sequence ATGAATCGCATTTTAATTGATTTACCGGAAGTAATTGAAACATCAAAACTAAAGTTACAAATGCCTAAAGCCGGGTACGGAAAAGGCTTGTATCAAGCGATGATGGATGGTTATGAGGATTGTATAAAATGGCTTAATTGGTCTTCGACTCCTCCAACTTTAGAATCGGTTGAAGAGGAATGTAGGAAGCATCATGCTGAGTTTATATTACGTAATTGCATTCGTTATCTTATCATCGATAAAGCAACTAATAATATTGTTGGCAGATGTGCATTCCCGCCTATTCAATCAGGTTGGTCAGTGCCGCAATTTGGTATTGCATATTTCATAAGAAAAAGTCAAAGATCTAAAGGTTATGCTACTACTGCAACTCATATAATGGCTTTACTAGCTTTTAGAAGTCTGAAGGCTAAGAAAGTTGAGATCCATTGTGATGCAGAAAATTTACCAAGTATACAAATTCCTTTAAAGCTTGGATTTAAGCTAGAATATTCCCAAAAAGGTGGATGGTTAAGGCAGGATAATACACTAGCCGAATTAAAGACTTTCTCTATATTTTCTGAAGATGAGCTTCTGCATTTAGAGATTGATTTATTTTAA
- a CDS encoding nuclear transport factor 2 family protein: protein MTDKNLNIAITYYTSMNNKKFEEMASCLHSDIHFIGPLSVMDGKESVVEAAKNFAMFFKNLTISEKFSSNDKVMLALEFDCPAPIGIFRGASLLSFNDGLISRIELFYDARPFVQKKEEIFN from the coding sequence ATGACTGATAAGAATCTGAATATAGCAATAACTTACTATACTTCCATGAATAACAAGAAATTTGAGGAAATGGCTTCCTGCTTACATTCTGATATTCATTTTATAGGACCGTTATCAGTTATGGATGGTAAAGAATCAGTTGTCGAGGCAGCGAAAAACTTTGCTATGTTCTTTAAGAATCTTACAATTAGTGAAAAATTTTCTTCTAATGATAAAGTTATGCTGGCACTTGAATTTGATTGCCCTGCACCTATCGGTATTTTTCGAGGTGCTTCACTATTATCTTTTAATGACGGGCTTATTTCTCGTATAGAATTATTTTATGATGCTCGTCCTTTTGTACAGAAAAAAGAAGAGATTTTTAATTAA
- a CDS encoding CPCC family cysteine-rich protein codes for MVSNVSGNLTALDEVDNDFIDNIYGFFGEVEIIHFTKEADSHYHFILKEVDNYEDYLRKYFKEMLQNKTIECPVCKSFSFPANDFPGSHYICAWEYDEVQFYDPDFEGGTNDTSLNQAKENFRLYNISDPSLQNWKNNNIKKTAYLNSRKWHC; via the coding sequence ATGGTATCAAATGTAAGCGGAAACCTTACTGCTTTAGACGAAGTAGATAATGATTTTATAGATAATATATATGGTTTTTTCGGAGAAGTTGAGATTATTCATTTTACTAAAGAAGCCGATTCGCATTATCACTTTATATTAAAAGAAGTTGATAATTACGAAGATTACTTAAGAAAATATTTTAAAGAAATGTTACAAAATAAAACTATAGAATGTCCTGTTTGTAAAAGTTTTTCATTTCCAGCAAATGACTTTCCCGGATCACATTATATATGTGCGTGGGAATATGATGAGGTCCAATTCTACGATCCTGATTTTGAGGGAGGAACAAACGATACAAGCCTAAATCAAGCAAAAGAAAATTTTAGATTATATAATATTTCTGATCCTTCATTGCAAAATTGGAAAAATAATAATATCAAAAAAACTGCTTATTTAAATAGTAGGAAATGGCATTGTTAA